From one Pontibacillus sp. HMF3514 genomic stretch:
- a CDS encoding class I SAM-dependent methyltransferase — protein sequence MLQRVLDYSHELLEGSVLPGETVVDGTAGNGHDTLFLSKLVGQNGRVLSFDIQEQAIENTNDLLVQNHVENVTLIQDSHADLPWYIPEGVEDIGGAIFNLGYLPGSDKSIVTEPQSTVDAVKHLLTRIKKNGLIVLVVYHGHEGGAEERDEVLKYVSKLDQKQYRVLRYGFINQANNPPFILAIENK from the coding sequence ATTACTCTCATGAACTGTTAGAAGGCTCCGTACTTCCTGGTGAAACCGTTGTTGACGGAACAGCTGGAAATGGTCACGATACATTATTTTTAAGTAAACTTGTCGGTCAAAACGGACGCGTTCTTTCTTTTGATATTCAAGAACAAGCCATTGAAAACACAAATGATTTATTAGTGCAAAATCATGTCGAAAATGTAACACTAATACAAGATAGTCACGCTGATCTCCCCTGGTATATCCCTGAAGGTGTCGAGGATATTGGTGGAGCGATTTTTAACCTGGGCTATTTACCGGGTAGCGATAAATCAATCGTTACTGAACCACAATCAACCGTCGATGCAGTGAAGCACTTATTGACAAGAATCAAGAAAAACGGCCTTATTGTACTAGTGGTATACCATGGGCACGAAGGTGGAGCAGAAGAACGAGATGAAGTATTAAAATATGTATCAAAGTTAGACCAAAAACAATACCGTGTTCTTCGTTATGGTTTCATTAACCAGGCAAATAACCCTCCATTTATTTTAGCTATAGAAAATAAATAA
- a CDS encoding tetraprenyl-beta-curcumene synthase family protein → MLRIYRKIFPQVHKELSQWRDRAEEIPNEELRKQALDSIEDKTFHCEGGSVYAILANENWREAIRFIVAYQTISDYLDNLCDRSTSLDPEDFRQLHESMLDALNPENDLKDYYAYREEKDDGGYLSSLVQTCQDSIKKMPHYDMIAPFTLELSSIYGDLQVHKHVTFDERIPRLQTWFRDHQDKWGDLSWYEFSACSGSTLGIFCLVSYGFGGELNKELARQVYNSYFPYMQGLHILLDYYIDQEEDKEEGDLNFCTYYDHEDHMKERFVYFIDQTTKHVDHLPHAYFHQMIRKGLVGMYLADQKVETIKGARLMVRDLLKVSGKRATFFYVNTKLYHKIKPGIA, encoded by the coding sequence ATGTTGAGGATTTATCGAAAGATTTTTCCTCAGGTACATAAAGAGTTAAGCCAATGGAGAGATCGAGCTGAAGAAATTCCGAATGAAGAGCTTCGCAAACAAGCGTTGGATTCCATTGAGGATAAAACGTTTCATTGTGAAGGCGGATCTGTGTACGCTATTTTAGCAAATGAAAATTGGAGGGAAGCAATTCGGTTTATCGTAGCATATCAGACGATATCCGATTACTTGGATAACCTGTGTGATCGGAGCACATCTCTGGACCCTGAGGACTTTAGACAACTTCACGAATCCATGTTGGATGCTCTTAATCCAGAAAACGACCTTAAAGATTATTATGCTTATCGTGAAGAAAAAGATGACGGAGGTTACTTGTCCTCTCTCGTTCAAACATGCCAAGATTCAATAAAGAAGATGCCCCATTATGATATGATTGCACCGTTTACACTTGAACTATCTTCAATATATGGGGATTTACAAGTTCATAAGCATGTTACGTTTGATGAACGAATTCCTCGACTTCAAACGTGGTTTAGAGATCATCAAGATAAATGGGGAGACTTATCCTGGTATGAATTTTCTGCGTGTTCTGGGTCTACTTTAGGGATTTTTTGTCTCGTTTCATATGGCTTTGGGGGGGAATTAAATAAGGAACTTGCTCGCCAAGTCTACAATAGCTACTTCCCTTATATGCAAGGCTTGCACATTTTACTCGATTATTATATCGACCAAGAAGAGGATAAAGAAGAAGGAGACTTAAACTTCTGTACGTACTATGATCATGAGGATCACATGAAAGAGCGTTTTGTTTATTTTATAGATCAGACGACAAAACATGTAGATCACCTGCCTCATGCCTATTTTCACCAAATGATTCGAAAAGGGTTGGTGGGGATGTATTTGGCAGATCAAAAAGTTGAAACCATTAAAGGTGCCCGCCTGATGGTGCGCGACTTGCTGAAGGTGAGCGGGAAAAGAGCGACATTCTTTTATGTGAATACAAAGCTTTATCATAAAATAAAACCCGGGATAGCGTAG